The Brassica napus cultivar Da-Ae chromosome C7, Da-Ae, whole genome shotgun sequence genomic interval acttttaattttatcaattcataatttacattttaatttatacttAGTTTCAAAGACTAGTGCATTaattatattctaaaatatcaatattttatatgcaaataaaaattcaaGAACATCAATCTTTCGAAGAGAGtattacatttaaattttattttatattcattgtCTCTTTTTCTATCATTGGGTTGTTTCGTTATAAAAACAATCCCAATGGGAGGGAAGGTTTCTCCACATTAGTTTCTAAAGttacatatatatgtgtatatatatatatattatatttaattatatatataatatatataaatgtaatatttaattGTTAGTATTTATGTTTAGATATTTTCGGTGGATTTTccgtaaattttaaatattcataattaaatatttatatatatatatataactttagaAACTAATATGAAGAAATCCCAATTGGAATAAATACTTTCGGTTAGATTTTTCATAACTTTTAGATACttacaattaaatattaatatttatatatacaacttTAGAAACTAACGTGGAGAAACCCCATTGTTGTTACCCTAAGACTTgttcaacacaaccaaaaacGGTAAGCACACGTGAAGTATACACCGGCCTACTCTTCGTGATAGAGATACAAGCCGAGACCAAATCGAGCACATGCTCTGCAAAATGCTATTTCCTCAGCTGCAGCAACTGGATCCTCGATCACATCGTCAGTGATCGTTACTGTGCCAGTGGATTCTCGGTGTGCCTGCATTACATAGAAACTTCAGCTTTTGAAAAGTGTGACACACGGAGAAAGAAAGACGCACAAAAAACCTTGGTCATGTATGTAATCAAGATTATGTATAGTCACAACACGAGACAAACAAACCGGCTTTAACATAGGATACATGACCAAGACAAAACAAACATGGACACATGAGCTAAGGAGAGGAAGTGAATGTGGAGGAGCTTCTTACCTCACCATCAGAGCCACGAATGGTAAGACGATAAACAACAGTGACATTATTCTCTGAGAAAATGACGTCACGAACCTCTCCACACCAACCTGAAGACAAAAGAGAATAGATTAGTCTTTACAGAGAAGAAATACAAGATGCAATGTTCGGTACAGACCAGGTGCGTAGAAGCTGAGCATCCGGTTTGCATGGAACCTACAAATACAAGTCCAAGAACTCAGATCAAGAAGCAACAACAACGATTTAAGTTAGTTGagggatcaaaatctagtaccaAGGGATAAAGCCAGAAGAAGCTGCGCTGGATCCAGGATCGTGGCTCTTGACGATGTTATCAGGGATCTTCTTGTTGAGATCTCGAAGTATCTCAATCAGAGGACGAGTGATGGAGGAAGAGGACGAGAAATTGTCCAAATGCACTACATAGTTCGAGTTAGGAACCGATTTTTTCTTCCCGGCGTCTCCTAATCCACCGCTTCTGCATCTGACTCCTCGCCACGCCGTTAACGTTTCCTGCCAAATCCTTCATCCGATCGTCGACAGATGAAGAAATCACAGGCGGAGTCGTCGAGAGGAGATAGAGAGATGCGGTGATTTCGACGAAATGGAGCAAGGGAGAGAGACACGGGTTTGCTTCcgtggagagagagaaacacaCGAGAACAACCATAAGACAACACGTGTCTCAGAGGACCCGTTTCTTATTTCCCGTAATTAAGATATTGTTTCCTCGTAATTAtgctaattttctttttttttaatccaattAACACTAAGAGACGGGAGTTGCATACCccgttaatgatgctctaagttACTTCTCTTGTATTCACAAATCACAAGTTAACCAAAAAGTAATACTACTAGTAATTTGCAATGATTGCACCATTGGACTATGACTAAAGTTCGTAGaattagggctgttcaatatggcaaaaccgaaccgtaccgaaccgaaccaaaccgtaccgaaccgaaccaaaccgaaatagataatatggtttggatttggtatataccatacaaaccgaatggatatgatttttaaaaaaccataggatttggatatggttcggtatataaccgataaaaccgaaataaccgaataa includes:
- the LOC125590015 gene encoding DNA repair RAD52-like protein 2, chloroplastic, encoding MLSFYAPGWCGEVRDVIFSENNVTVVYRLTIRGSDGEAHRESTGTVTITDDVIEDPVAAAEEIAFCRACARFGLGLYLYHEE